CGATCTCGGACGGCACGGTGACCGGCGGCACGCTCTCCAACACGGTGCGCATGGCCTTTGCCGCGTCGGCATCCCAGCTGGGCTGCTGGACGGCCGGCTTGGCCAGCGCCGCGTCGAGCCGTTGGCGCAGCTCGTCGGTCAGCGGAGGCAGTGGCGGCAGCTGGTCGATGGGGATGTCGACAGTCCAGTTCACCCGTTCATGGTAGCCGCCGGTGAGCGGGTGTTTTCAGGGCTGTGTCAGGCCGGGCCGCCGCGCCGGTGCGGAGTCCAGGCCCGTCATCAACTGGAATCGGTGCAGATTGTGCTTGGCGTCGACGAGCGCGTCGTGCGCGTCGGTGGGCCGCGCCGGCATCCGCGGCGATCCGCGCTCCTCCCAGAACTGGCGCAGCTCACGGGTGAACCGCGGCATCGCCGGGGGCAGATCGGTCATCGGACCCCACAACTGACAGAGCACCACGTGGTCGTACGCCCCCACCCAGGCCCACAACTCGATCGGCTCGTCGCCGTCGATGTCGAAGAAATCCTCCAGCTCCGCCCGGATCTGCCGGCGCGACCGCCACAGCTGCGACGACGGCGACGGCAGCTTCGGGAGCACGTGCTTGCGCACCCACCGGCCGGCCCGGTCGGGATTGAATTCCGTCGAGATCGCGTAGTACTCGCGGCCGTCCTCGGCGGCCACGCCGATCGAGATCAACTCGATGGTCCGGCCGTCGTCGATGAACTCGGTGTCGTAGAAGTACCGCATCAGGCCGTCCGCTCGGTCGTCGTGGCGGGAAGTGGGGCAGGCGCCGCGTGGATCTCCCGGTCGAGCTGTGCATCGACCGCGGCGTCATCGGGGAACTTCGGCATTCCGGTGATCGCGTCCTGCAGCCACAGCTTGGCCTGCACCACGGGCCGGCGCAGCCAGCGCTCCCGCTCCAGCGCGCGGTGCATCTTGCGGGGATGGCCGGTGTAGCGCCAGCGCGCCCACGGCGCGTGCGGCCGCGACAGCCGAACCGCGCCGACGAACAACAGCGGGGTTATGAACATGCCCACCAATCCCGTCCACACCTTGCCCTTGAGCAGGACCACCACCGCCAGCAGCAGGGTCAGCACCGCCATTCCCACAACGAGCGCGCGCATGGCCACCGACTGGTCCTCACGCCAGATACCGATATCAAAGAATGACAAAGGGTTGAAACCCATGATCAACAGCCCCGCCACTGCCACCGCCGCGAACACCGCATCCACCGAGGTCCGGCCGTCCTCGGCCCAGTACACGTCCGAGAGGTGCAGGATCAGGGCGAACTCGTCGAGCACCAGCGCCGCCCCGATGCCGAAGAACACCGCCGCCACGGTGAACTCCGGCACGCCGCCGTTGACCGCGAGCGTCACCATCGTCACGCCCGACACCATCACCAGCACCACACCGATCACCATGTGATGGATGTGCAGCGTGCCGTGTCCGATGTTGCGCGGCTGCCACCACCGGCGCGGCCGGTCGCTGCCGGCGTTACGACGGATGTAACGCACCACGAGGCGGGTCACGAAGAACGTGAGAATGAACGCCACCAGGCAGCACAAGAGCGGCAGGCGATCACGGGTCAGGAATTCGAGGTGGAGGGTCGCGTGCACGCACAGAGAACTTACGCCGACCTGCGCGCGTCGCGACCGTGGATGCGGCTGCAGGGGGTTGCCACCGATAGGCTGTCGAGAACATGAGTATGCGGCAGTCGCCCG
The genomic region above belongs to Mycolicibacterium sp. HK-90 and contains:
- a CDS encoding polyadenylate-specific 3'-exoribonuclease AS; protein product: MRYFYDTEFIDDGRTIELISIGVAAEDGREYYAISTEFNPDRAGRWVRKHVLPKLPSPSSQLWRSRRQIRAELEDFFDIDGDEPIELWAWVGAYDHVVLCQLWGPMTDLPPAMPRFTRELRQFWEERGSPRMPARPTDAHDALVDAKHNLHRFQLMTGLDSAPARRPGLTQP